From one Bacillus sp. FJAT-42376 genomic stretch:
- a CDS encoding type III PLP-dependent enzyme, whose protein sequence is MSSAEQIKIELLKMKSPRQPFCAYLYDVSGMEEHAQSLAASLPEQVSLYYAMKANPDPVLLHAVQRHVKGFEAASLGELDKLTAFPDHHKVISGPAKTDEFLKAAITREIRMIHAESMWEIERIHFIAQLLGKKVRIALRVNLEKAIGKARLTMAGKPTQFGIDESLLPEVMEMVKQLPFIEITGFHFHSVSNNLDAEAHLAFVRHCIEKVNLWEEMYKVNAQYVNFGGGIGVHYEKQDKPFDWGAFAKGMHELVREAPDRWELVFELGRYLAGPFGYYAAEVMDVKENHGQAYVSVRGGTHHLRLPAAWKMSHPFEVVAVEEWEYPLSRPELRSKEVWITGELCTPNDVLVRGEHCDRVRVGDIILFHFAGAYAWTISHHDFLSHEKPQMIYI, encoded by the coding sequence ATGTCATCTGCAGAACAAATCAAGATTGAACTGTTAAAAATGAAATCACCGCGGCAGCCTTTTTGCGCGTATCTTTATGATGTAAGCGGGATGGAGGAGCATGCCCAAAGCCTGGCCGCTTCCCTTCCTGAGCAGGTAAGCCTGTATTATGCAATGAAAGCCAATCCGGATCCTGTACTCCTTCACGCGGTTCAGCGGCATGTAAAAGGGTTTGAAGCGGCATCACTCGGAGAGCTGGACAAGCTTACCGCTTTTCCCGACCATCACAAGGTTATCAGCGGCCCTGCAAAAACCGATGAATTTTTGAAAGCCGCCATTACCCGGGAAATCAGAATGATTCATGCCGAAAGCATGTGGGAGATTGAACGGATTCATTTTATCGCCCAGCTGCTTGGGAAAAAAGTGAGGATTGCACTTAGGGTCAACCTGGAGAAGGCAATCGGAAAAGCCCGACTCACCATGGCAGGCAAACCGACGCAGTTCGGCATCGATGAATCCCTGCTGCCCGAGGTCATGGAAATGGTGAAACAGCTCCCGTTTATTGAAATTACAGGCTTTCACTTTCATTCTGTCTCCAACAATCTGGATGCAGAGGCCCATCTTGCTTTCGTCCGCCACTGTATCGAGAAAGTGAACCTTTGGGAAGAAATGTACAAGGTGAACGCACAATATGTCAACTTCGGCGGTGGAATCGGTGTCCATTATGAGAAACAGGACAAACCGTTCGACTGGGGGGCCTTTGCAAAAGGCATGCACGAACTCGTCCGGGAAGCACCGGACCGATGGGAGCTCGTATTTGAGCTTGGACGCTATTTGGCCGGGCCTTTTGGCTATTATGCTGCTGAGGTTATGGATGTAAAAGAAAACCATGGTCAGGCTTACGTATCTGTAAGAGGAGGAACCCATCATCTCCGGCTGCCGGCCGCATGGAAAATGAGCCATCCCTTTGAAGTCGTCGCTGTGGAAGAATGGGAATATCCGCTTTCGAGACCTGAACTTCGGTCCAAGGAAGTGTGGATTACTGGAGAACTGTGCACACCGAACGATGTCCTGGTCAGAGGAGAGCACTGTGACCGCGTCCGGGTTGGAGATATCATCCTTTTTCACTTTGCAGGAGCCTATGCATGGACAATTTCACACCACGATTTTCTAAGCCATGAAAAGCCGCAGATGATTTATATATGA
- a CDS encoding MFS transporter, translated as MKSAASAFKSKGYRLFYASGFAGRLWEWADFTVLNWAVLQMTHSPLYLGLINVCRLLPIFLFSLTGGVLADRFPKKMLLLISQLLMLASTVWLISAWGGPMPLILAIVFIRSAIQAVEAPIRNTYVADLAGKESLTSAVAHYSSMIHLARLIGPAAAGVLLGSMDAEFLLALFLGLLAVSVLVMVFVPPGQAVPAKKDKPRGSNLKDAFMYVKKDSCIQGLLLLSVIPMTFGFPYSSMMPIFADSLMNIGPQGFGLLLSLSSFGAIIGTWVLSAGWIRANHRTMIGSSVLFGVFIIGMIMAAESTYLLFAIVFMMGLFGQVYRTLNRISLQHYVPSHYRGKILSIALMDRGFISLGTMLFTLLAEWNVYWSGLLMGLSCCALTIIIGAIFSRPLEKMHNEVGG; from the coding sequence AAACTGGGCCGTGCTGCAAATGACGCATTCTCCTCTTTATTTGGGGCTCATTAACGTATGCCGGCTCCTTCCCATCTTTCTTTTCAGCCTGACCGGAGGAGTTCTGGCTGACCGGTTTCCGAAAAAGATGCTGCTGCTCATCAGCCAGCTGCTTATGCTGGCATCGACCGTCTGGCTCATTTCCGCCTGGGGAGGACCGATGCCGCTTATCCTTGCCATTGTCTTTATCCGCTCTGCGATACAGGCTGTTGAAGCGCCGATTCGAAATACATATGTCGCCGATCTGGCGGGAAAAGAAAGCTTAACAAGCGCCGTCGCCCATTACAGTTCGATGATCCATTTGGCGAGACTGATCGGACCGGCTGCAGCAGGCGTGCTGCTTGGATCCATGGACGCAGAATTTTTGCTCGCGCTGTTTCTCGGATTGCTTGCGGTATCCGTTCTTGTCATGGTTTTCGTTCCGCCGGGACAGGCTGTTCCTGCTAAAAAGGACAAGCCCCGGGGTTCGAATTTGAAGGATGCTTTTATGTATGTGAAAAAAGATTCGTGTATTCAGGGCCTGCTGCTGCTTTCCGTCATCCCGATGACATTCGGATTTCCTTATTCCTCGATGATGCCGATTTTCGCAGATTCTCTGATGAATATAGGTCCCCAAGGCTTCGGACTTCTGCTTTCCCTTTCATCCTTTGGAGCGATTATTGGAACGTGGGTCCTGTCAGCGGGATGGATCCGGGCGAACCACAGGACGATGATCGGTTCATCGGTTCTGTTCGGGGTATTTATTATCGGGATGATCATGGCGGCAGAAAGCACGTATCTGCTTTTTGCCATCGTCTTTATGATGGGGCTGTTCGGGCAGGTATACCGGACGCTGAACCGGATTTCCCTGCAGCACTACGTACCGTCCCATTACAGGGGAAAGATTTTAAGTATTGCCCTCATGGATAGAGGATTCATCTCTCTCGGAACGATGCTGTTTACACTCCTGGCTGAGTGGAATGTATATTGGAGCGGCCTGTTAATGGGGCTCTCCTGCTGTGCCCTGACCATCATAATCGGAGCGATTTTCAGCCGTCCGCTCGAAAAGATGCATAACGAAGTGGGAGGTTAA
- a CDS encoding transposase, which yields MKRKNGPIEDVKKKYVRMALESGNTAFLARKLSVAPSTLSGWVRQYRDEVELEMKMEGVSPLSENSGTDEIQKKYDQAMKLLGEKELEVEMLREMIKKKSKR from the coding sequence ATGAAGAGAAAGAATGGTCCGATTGAGGACGTAAAGAAGAAATATGTCAGAATGGCATTAGAGTCCGGCAATACGGCTTTCCTAGCCAGGAAATTATCAGTAGCTCCTTCTACTCTGTCTGGGTGGGTGCGCCAGTATCGGGATGAAGTCGAATTAGAGATGAAAATGGAGGGTGTCTCTCCCCTTTCTGAAAACTCTGGTACGGATGAGATCCAGAAAAAATATGATCAAGCCATGAAACTGTTAGGGGAAAAAGAGCTGGAAGTTGAAATGCTTCGAGAAATGATAAAAAAAAAATCGAAACGCTAA